From a region of the Paeniglutamicibacter cryotolerans genome:
- a CDS encoding MFS transporter — MPGLVLIYYLSDTLGIAALAAGALVTAAKVWDVIIDPVIGACSDASLARTGSRRRFMVLGGLLLPLFFILTFAVPGGLGPTASGSWVLLAFMATATAFSLFQVPYIALPAELTPGYDQRTALLSVRVLVLSLAILLFGACGPALRSLGGEDEALGYLLMALVAGVLIGAAMLLASRVAPTGPIRPVEPSNIALNYRQGYAVLKRSRPFRLLLACFALQGLGTGVMLAGAQYVATWVLRSEGAVTFLFIALIGPAVLIAPICRIIAARIGKERAFIRASALYGVAALALAGMLIAPGAWIYLPVALADAGYAGMQSLPMSMLPDVISHDAATHGQGQAGIFGGVWTAGETTGMALGGTALTLVLAASGYVQSVAGHAARQGIAAANGIIPSFSLVPALFIAISLLVFARYPLRRGDIDTGSAHSNAPHAEGTR, encoded by the coding sequence TTGCCGGGACTGGTCCTGATCTACTACCTGAGCGACACCCTGGGCATCGCGGCGCTGGCCGCCGGGGCCTTGGTCACGGCGGCCAAGGTCTGGGACGTCATCATCGATCCGGTGATCGGGGCCTGCTCGGATGCCTCGCTGGCCCGCACTGGTTCGCGCCGACGCTTCATGGTGCTCGGCGGACTGCTGTTGCCGCTCTTCTTCATCCTCACCTTCGCCGTCCCCGGAGGGCTCGGCCCCACGGCCTCGGGCAGCTGGGTGCTGCTCGCCTTCATGGCCACCGCCACGGCGTTCAGCCTCTTCCAAGTCCCCTACATAGCGCTTCCCGCCGAACTCACCCCCGGCTACGACCAGCGCACGGCGCTGCTCTCGGTCCGGGTTCTGGTCCTCTCGCTGGCCATCCTGCTCTTCGGCGCCTGCGGCCCGGCACTTCGCTCCCTGGGCGGGGAGGACGAGGCGCTCGGCTACCTGCTGATGGCACTGGTCGCCGGGGTGCTCATCGGCGCGGCCATGCTGCTGGCCTCCCGCGTCGCCCCCACCGGCCCGATCCGACCCGTGGAACCATCGAACATCGCCCTGAACTACCGGCAGGGCTACGCGGTGCTCAAACGCAGCCGGCCCTTCCGGCTGCTGTTGGCCTGCTTTGCCCTGCAGGGACTGGGCACCGGAGTCATGCTCGCCGGCGCCCAATACGTCGCCACCTGGGTGCTGCGCTCCGAGGGAGCCGTCACGTTCCTGTTCATCGCGCTGATCGGACCGGCGGTGCTCATTGCCCCGATCTGTCGCATCATCGCCGCGCGCATCGGCAAGGAACGGGCCTTCATCCGCGCCAGCGCGCTCTACGGTGTCGCAGCGCTCGCCCTGGCCGGCATGCTGATCGCCCCCGGAGCATGGATCTACCTGCCCGTCGCGCTCGCCGATGCCGGATATGCCGGCATGCAGTCGCTGCCGATGTCCATGCTGCCCGATGTCATCTCCCACGATGCGGCAACCCACGGGCAGGGGCAAGCCGGGATCTTCGGCGGCGTCTGGACCGCGGGGGAGACCACCGGCATGGCCCTGGGCGGCACGGCGCTGACGCTGGTTCTGGCCGCCAGCGGCTATGTCCAGTCGGTCGCCGGGCATGCCGCCAGGCAGGGGATCGCAGCGGCGAACGGCATCATCCCCAGCTTCTCACTGGTCCCTGCGCTGTTCATCGCCATCAGCCTGCTGGTCTTCGCCCGCTACCCGCTGCGCCGCGGGGACATCGACACGGGGTCGGCGCATAGCAACGCACCCCATGCGGAAGGAACACGATGA
- a CDS encoding pyridoxal-dependent decarboxylase — translation MLAVKTARENFAGAGIPRPLAPAAVQAAFHKAAAYFGLELDLVPVDAHGRAGGQAMAAAMGPDTALAVISAPSYPHAVLDPVAEVAAAAAAAGFDCHVDACIGGLVLPFWPGLPDGDLRVPGVTSISADLHKYGYAPKATSVLLTRGRQRQRGQYFATTSWPGCPVVNPGLLGSTSAGPLAAAWAIINLLGHDGFASLAASCHGSTTALLHAVDGIEGLRTVGTPTGPLFAVAVDPGAPAGRRVDPHHWADALRRHGFIAQLQPAFTQPDGPVLARTTHLTITPVTESRLDELTGAMGRAAQEVRGVPGIDPGALLQSLDVRTSTLLHDAAGRSGDPDAALLILSALGLSGGALPQAMAPVLALVEALSGPVANWLLTELLARLVEPLPESV, via the coding sequence ATGCTGGCGGTGAAGACGGCCCGGGAGAACTTTGCCGGTGCCGGGATCCCGCGTCCGCTGGCCCCCGCCGCGGTCCAAGCCGCCTTCCACAAGGCGGCCGCCTACTTCGGGCTGGAGCTCGACCTGGTCCCGGTCGATGCGCACGGGCGTGCCGGTGGTCAGGCGATGGCCGCGGCCATGGGCCCGGACACGGCATTGGCCGTCATCTCGGCTCCCTCCTACCCGCATGCCGTGCTTGACCCCGTGGCCGAGGTGGCTGCGGCAGCGGCCGCCGCCGGCTTCGACTGCCACGTCGATGCGTGCATCGGCGGGCTCGTGCTTCCGTTCTGGCCCGGGCTGCCGGACGGGGACCTGCGCGTCCCCGGCGTCACCAGCATCTCGGCCGACCTGCACAAGTACGGGTACGCACCCAAGGCCACCTCGGTGCTGCTGACCCGAGGCCGGCAGCGGCAACGCGGCCAGTACTTCGCCACCACCTCCTGGCCCGGCTGCCCGGTGGTCAACCCCGGCCTGCTCGGTTCCACGTCGGCCGGGCCGCTCGCCGCCGCCTGGGCCATCATCAACCTGCTCGGCCACGACGGCTTCGCCTCGCTGGCGGCTTCCTGCCATGGATCCACCACGGCCCTGTTGCACGCGGTGGACGGCATCGAGGGGCTGCGCACCGTGGGCACACCCACCGGGCCGCTCTTCGCCGTGGCCGTCGACCCGGGTGCACCGGCCGGACGGCGCGTGGACCCGCATCATTGGGCCGATGCGCTGCGGCGGCACGGATTCATCGCGCAACTCCAGCCGGCCTTCACCCAGCCCGACGGCCCGGTGCTTGCCCGCACCACCCACCTGACCATCACCCCGGTCACCGAATCCCGGCTCGATGAGCTGACCGGAGCCATGGGCCGTGCAGCCCAGGAGGTCCGCGGCGTACCCGGCATTGATCCTGGCGCCCTGCTTCAATCACTTGATGTCCGGACCTCCACCCTGCTGCACGATGCCGCCGGTCGGAGCGGAGACCCCGATGCCGCACTGCTGATCCTCTCGGCGCTGGGCCTAAGCGGCGGCGCGCTGCCGCAGGCGATGGCCCCGGTTCTGGCCCTGGTCGAGGCGCTCTCGGGCCCGGTCGCCAACTGGCTGCTCACCGAGCTGTTGGCACGGCTCGTCGAACCACTGCCGGAATCCGTGTAG
- a CDS encoding DUF427 domain-containing protein has protein sequence MATQISHELDRLLPETRFEPTPKRIRAFLGSETVLDSVRAVLFWEPRRVVPCYAVPIDDVLAVLEPTPRAPEHETAPPAMRVLHPGIPFAAHSCPGLELDVQAGSARREAAAFRPRDPELNSYVAFSFNELSWMEEDEPVASHPRDPFHRVDVRASAARVLVTSGSLVLADSIHPKVVFETHMGPRYYLPPEDVHWQALLPTSSSTGCAYKGIASYWALADGEVDVAWSYLSPLPDAAGIADMVCFYDDRVQVTVSRGDVPASG, from the coding sequence ATGGCAACGCAGATTTCCCACGAACTTGACCGGCTTCTTCCCGAGACGAGGTTCGAGCCCACCCCCAAGCGCATTCGGGCCTTCCTGGGATCCGAAACAGTTTTGGATTCGGTGCGGGCGGTGTTGTTCTGGGAGCCGCGCCGAGTCGTCCCCTGCTATGCGGTGCCGATAGACGACGTGCTGGCGGTCCTGGAGCCAACCCCCCGGGCGCCGGAGCACGAGACCGCTCCCCCGGCGATGCGCGTGCTTCACCCCGGAATCCCGTTCGCTGCCCACAGCTGCCCCGGCCTCGAACTGGATGTGCAGGCCGGTTCCGCACGCCGGGAAGCTGCCGCCTTCCGTCCCCGGGACCCGGAGTTGAACAGCTACGTCGCGTTTTCCTTCAACGAGCTTTCCTGGATGGAGGAGGACGAACCGGTGGCTTCACACCCGCGCGATCCCTTCCACCGCGTGGATGTACGAGCCTCGGCTGCCCGGGTGCTGGTGACCAGCGGTTCACTAGTGCTGGCCGATTCGATCCACCCCAAGGTCGTCTTCGAGACCCATATGGGCCCGCGCTACTATCTGCCGCCGGAGGACGTGCATTGGCAGGCCCTGCTGCCGACGAGCAGCAGCACCGGGTGCGCGTACAAGGGCATCGCCAGTTACTGGGCCCTGGCAGACGGGGAGGTCGACGTGGCCTGGAGCTACCTGTCCCCCTTACCCGACGCGGCAGGGATCGCCGACATGGTCTGCTTCTACGACGACCGGGTCCAGGTGACGGTGAGCCGCGGCGACGTCCCCGCAAGCGGCTGA
- a CDS encoding OsmC family protein, translating into MTDTSQSPSPVPSARSGPASVSATRTGARTYIGRNARGSQVLIGPTDAPGHFTPGELLKLALAGCAGMSSDRVTARRLGEDFASTIWAHGESDPAEDRYFAIDEEVLLELNELSEADKQKLLVVIGKAIAASCTIARSVGGSIELNKSINAVPLHD; encoded by the coding sequence ATGACTGATACTTCGCAGAGCCCCTCGCCCGTTCCATCCGCACGGAGCGGGCCAGCCAGCGTCAGCGCGACGCGCACGGGGGCACGGACCTACATCGGCCGCAACGCACGCGGCAGCCAGGTGCTGATCGGCCCCACGGATGCACCCGGTCACTTTACCCCCGGCGAACTCCTCAAATTGGCCCTTGCCGGATGCGCGGGAATGAGTTCGGATCGCGTGACAGCACGGCGCCTGGGCGAAGACTTCGCTTCGACGATTTGGGCGCACGGCGAATCGGACCCCGCCGAGGATCGCTACTTCGCGATCGACGAGGAGGTTCTGCTCGAGCTGAACGAGTTGAGCGAAGCGGACAAACAGAAACTGCTGGTGGTCATCGGCAAGGCCATTGCCGCGAGCTGCACCATCGCCCGAAGCGTCGGAGGCAGCATCGAACTGAACAAGAGCATCAACGCAGTGCCCCTTCACGACTAA
- a CDS encoding inorganic phosphate transporter produces the protein MELVTPIVVLVIALALFFDFTNGFHDTANAMATPIATGAIKPKTAVMLAAVLNLVGAFLSTEVAKTISGGIIKEGGDGGVQIMPAMIFAGLMGAVIWNMLTWLLGLPSSSSHALFGGLIGAAIVGAGFGVIDYGVLLSKVLLPALVAPVIAGGTAFLATKLAYAVTKRQSGVASPKRGGFRYGQIFSSSLVALAHGTNDAQKTMGIITLTLIASGLQTAGTGPHFWVVASCALAIALGTYTGGWRIIRTMGSGLTDVKPAQGFAAETSTAAAILASSHLGFALSTTQVASGSVIGSGLGRKGAEVRWGTAGKIAVGWLFTLPAAGAMGAAAAALAHLGTGGLVTVTVLGVCSLLVIWVLSRREMVGSNNAISDVDVSGAAVNIPTKKERRKTARNKAKQEKKR, from the coding sequence ATGGAACTTGTGACGCCCATAGTCGTCCTGGTCATTGCCCTGGCACTCTTTTTCGATTTCACCAATGGTTTCCATGACACTGCCAACGCGATGGCCACTCCCATTGCCACCGGTGCCATCAAGCCCAAGACCGCGGTGATGCTGGCCGCCGTGCTGAACTTGGTGGGTGCCTTCCTCTCCACGGAAGTCGCCAAGACCATTTCCGGTGGAATCATCAAGGAAGGCGGAGACGGCGGCGTGCAAATCATGCCCGCCATGATCTTCGCGGGTCTGATGGGTGCCGTTATCTGGAACATGCTGACCTGGTTGCTCGGCCTTCCGTCCAGTTCCTCCCACGCCCTCTTCGGCGGCCTGATCGGCGCAGCGATCGTCGGCGCCGGCTTCGGCGTCATCGATTACGGCGTGCTGTTGTCCAAGGTCCTGCTTCCCGCCCTTGTCGCGCCCGTGATTGCCGGTGGCACCGCCTTCCTGGCCACGAAGCTGGCCTACGCGGTCACCAAGCGCCAGAGCGGCGTCGCCTCGCCCAAGCGTGGCGGCTTCCGCTACGGACAGATCTTCTCATCCTCGCTGGTCGCGCTGGCGCACGGCACCAACGACGCGCAGAAGACGATGGGCATCATCACCCTGACGCTGATCGCCTCGGGCTTGCAGACCGCCGGAACCGGACCGCACTTCTGGGTCGTGGCCTCCTGTGCCCTGGCCATTGCGCTGGGTACCTACACCGGCGGCTGGCGCATCATCCGCACCATGGGTTCGGGCCTGACGGACGTCAAGCCGGCCCAGGGATTCGCAGCGGAAACTTCCACCGCCGCGGCCATCCTCGCCTCCTCGCACTTGGGCTTCGCCCTGTCGACCACGCAGGTGGCCTCCGGCTCGGTCATCGGTTCGGGCCTGGGCCGCAAGGGCGCCGAGGTCCGCTGGGGCACGGCAGGCAAGATCGCCGTCGGCTGGCTTTTCACCCTCCCCGCAGCCGGCGCCATGGGTGCAGCAGCAGCGGCTTTGGCCCACCTGGGCACCGGCGGACTGGTTACCGTCACCGTACTGGGCGTCTGCTCCCTGCTGGTGATCTGGGTGCTTTCCCGTCGTGAAATGGTCGGCAGCAACAACGCCATCAGCGACGTCGACGTTTCCGGTGCCGCGGTCAACATACCGACCAAGAAGGAGCGTCGCAAGACGGCGCGCAACAAGGCAAAGCAGGAGAAGAAGCGATGA
- a CDS encoding dihydrofolate reductase family protein — MTRFRYYVAASTDGYIADEHNRIDWLMEYDGFDGQAESYSSFLVDIGAIAMGADTYAWMQAELGTEWPYPGIPVWVFAHRELAAFPGADVSFVRGELTEWSDDIARSANGKDVWVVGGGSLAGQFADAGLLDELLLFTMPVILGGGRPLFAMRGQSKLHPTLSLEHPGGIRETRYDLVRQHRR, encoded by the coding sequence ATGACTCGTTTTCGCTACTACGTGGCAGCATCGACCGACGGCTACATCGCCGATGAGCACAACCGCATCGATTGGCTGATGGAATATGACGGATTCGACGGCCAGGCCGAAAGCTACTCGAGCTTCCTGGTTGATATCGGGGCCATTGCCATGGGCGCCGATACGTACGCCTGGATGCAGGCCGAGCTCGGCACCGAATGGCCGTATCCCGGCATTCCCGTGTGGGTCTTCGCACACCGTGAACTGGCTGCCTTCCCCGGCGCCGACGTCAGCTTCGTGCGGGGGGAGCTCACCGAATGGTCCGACGACATCGCCCGCAGCGCGAACGGCAAGGATGTGTGGGTGGTTGGCGGCGGATCGCTGGCCGGCCAGTTTGCCGATGCCGGGCTGCTCGATGAGCTGCTGCTCTTCACCATGCCGGTGATACTGGGCGGCGGACGCCCGCTCTTCGCCATGCGCGGGCAGTCCAAGCTGCACCCGACGCTCAGCCTCGAACACCCGGGCGGTATCCGCGAGACCCGCTACGACCTGGTCCGCCAGCACCGGCGTTAG
- a CDS encoding hotdog fold thioesterase, translating to MSDNFTRATAGDSETSGTPTGQTGNPFAEQLAAHGVPEAMWPMLASHGIGTLAEKMGIVFSELTRDRVCATMPVQGNQQVAGILHGGASVVLAETLGSFAAAVHAQGKKRPVGVDISATHHRAGVSGLVTGVCTPIHLGRTLTTHEIVISDDQGRRICTSRITNMLLEG from the coding sequence ATGAGCGACAATTTCACGCGGGCCACGGCCGGCGACTCCGAGACCTCCGGCACCCCAACAGGTCAGACCGGCAATCCCTTTGCCGAACAGCTTGCCGCCCATGGCGTTCCCGAGGCAATGTGGCCGATGCTCGCCTCCCACGGCATCGGCACCCTGGCCGAGAAGATGGGCATCGTCTTCAGCGAACTCACCCGCGACCGGGTCTGCGCGACGATGCCGGTCCAGGGAAACCAGCAGGTCGCCGGCATCCTGCACGGCGGCGCCTCGGTGGTGCTTGCCGAAACTCTGGGCTCCTTTGCCGCGGCCGTCCACGCCCAGGGGAAGAAGCGCCCGGTGGGTGTCGACATTTCGGCCACCCACCACCGCGCTGGCGTATCCGGACTAGTCACCGGGGTCTGCACCCCGATTCATCTGGGCCGCACCCTGACCACCCATGAAATCGTGATCTCCGATGACCAGGGCCGTCGGATCTGCACGTCGCGGATCACCAACATGCTGCTCGAAGGTTAA